The Crocosphaera subtropica ATCC 51142 genome includes a window with the following:
- the gmk gene encoding guanylate kinase: protein MASGKLIVLTGPSGVGKGTLVRALLNHHPELYLSISATTRSPRQGEVEGKDYYFLSKSAFETMIEENQLLEWAEYAGNYYGTPRTKVEEKINQGLIVLLEIEVIGAKAIKNSFPDALRIFILPPSIEELEHRLRSRKTDSESAILRRLDRAKEELAVSEEFDKCIINDDLEIALAQLEKAIFFDSSITN from the coding sequence ATGGCATCAGGAAAGCTCATTGTATTAACCGGTCCTAGCGGTGTGGGAAAAGGCACCTTAGTCCGTGCTTTATTAAACCATCATCCCGAACTCTATTTATCTATTTCTGCCACCACTCGTTCTCCTCGTCAGGGGGAAGTAGAGGGTAAAGATTACTATTTTTTAAGTAAGAGTGCCTTTGAAACCATGATTGAGGAGAATCAGTTATTAGAATGGGCAGAATATGCCGGTAATTATTATGGGACTCCCCGTACTAAGGTTGAAGAAAAAATTAACCAAGGTTTAATTGTGCTTCTAGAAATAGAAGTGATTGGGGCAAAAGCCATAAAAAACAGCTTTCCTGATGCTTTGAGAATTTTTATCCTTCCCCCTTCAATTGAAGAATTAGAACATCGTTTAAGAAGTCGAAAAACGGACTCAGAATCAGCAATTTTACGTCGTTTAGATAGGGCAAAAGAAGAATTGGCAGTCAGTGAAGAATTCGATAAGTGTATTATTAATGATGATTTAGAAATAGCTTTAGCGCAACTAGAAAAGGCTATTTTTTTTGATTCATCAATAACGAACTAA
- a CDS encoding S8 family serine peptidase — protein MKFLKRIGIIALFFLGVSWAVCNFQGLANKGEFDSIVLNFKQDIPITEVENKISQLSKQYNQEIHLNSEFSQNERIYILEGNKQLLNQLKQSQLSALADYIEPNYRYHTLEAVNDPRYSEQWNLQNINIEAAWRQAKGKGVTVAVIDTGVTPVPDLQRTEFVEGYDFVNNKKEANDDHGHGTHVAGTIAQSTNNRYGVAGVAYQAKIMPLKVLSAAGFGTISDIAEAIRFAADHNADIINMSLGGGGASQMMEDAINYAHEKGVVIVAAAGNEGRSSASYPSRYDKVISVSALNANNEKAFYSNYGVGVDISAPGGGEDKKILQETIDRNSGQATIAGFMGTSMASPHVAGVAALIRSTGVKEPDKIRKILEESAKEVENDKLNYYGSGQLDAEAAIKLARKGQFPLRLDHDLLMKLLMLAVAYGFTAWFSKSIRFTDVFHLGMVLGSCGFFLLKLVEIFDVPQWPLRLVSSPIGEWGNAIQGTVDINPIFASVLIPFCLMALLLGNHDGKWFAMGTTLGMAGFLTVTTFTSPDLWLLSPGLMSQIFLGVNALLCLGLVSLSLKEN, from the coding sequence ATGAAATTCTTAAAACGTATCGGAATAATTGCCTTATTTTTTCTGGGAGTCTCTTGGGCAGTTTGTAACTTTCAAGGATTAGCTAATAAAGGAGAATTTGATTCTATAGTTCTGAACTTCAAACAAGATATTCCTATCACAGAAGTTGAAAACAAAATTAGCCAACTTAGTAAACAGTATAATCAAGAAATTCATTTAAACAGCGAATTTTCTCAAAATGAAAGAATCTATATTCTCGAAGGAAATAAACAACTTCTGAATCAATTAAAACAATCTCAACTCAGTGCGTTAGCAGATTATATTGAACCCAATTATCGATATCATACCCTAGAAGCTGTTAACGATCCCCGATATAGTGAACAATGGAATCTGCAAAATATTAATATTGAAGCTGCCTGGCGACAAGCCAAAGGGAAAGGGGTAACCGTTGCTGTTATTGACACAGGAGTTACCCCTGTTCCTGACTTACAAAGAACAGAATTTGTGGAAGGATATGACTTTGTTAATAATAAAAAAGAGGCTAATGACGATCATGGTCACGGGACTCATGTTGCTGGAACCATTGCTCAATCAACGAATAATAGATATGGGGTTGCAGGGGTTGCTTATCAAGCAAAAATTATGCCTCTAAAAGTGTTATCTGCTGCCGGGTTTGGTACTATTTCTGATATTGCTGAAGCCATTCGTTTTGCTGCTGATCATAACGCCGATATTATTAACATGAGTTTAGGGGGTGGTGGGGCTAGTCAAATGATGGAAGATGCCATTAATTATGCCCATGAAAAAGGTGTGGTTATTGTCGCAGCAGCCGGCAACGAAGGTCGTAGTTCTGCCTCTTATCCGTCTCGTTATGATAAAGTTATTAGTGTTTCTGCCTTGAATGCCAATAACGAGAAAGCCTTTTACTCCAATTATGGGGTGGGTGTAGATATTTCGGCCCCAGGGGGTGGAGAAGATAAAAAGATTCTTCAAGAAACCATTGATCGCAATAGTGGACAAGCAACCATAGCCGGGTTTATGGGAACCAGTATGGCTTCTCCCCACGTTGCCGGCGTTGCGGCCTTAATTCGTTCGACTGGTGTTAAGGAACCCGATAAAATTCGTAAGATTTTAGAAGAGTCAGCCAAAGAAGTCGAAAACGATAAATTAAACTATTATGGTTCCGGTCAATTAGACGCAGAAGCAGCCATAAAATTAGCCAGAAAAGGACAATTTCCCCTACGGTTAGATCATGATCTATTAATGAAGCTGTTAATGTTAGCAGTGGCTTATGGGTTCACCGCATGGTTCAGTAAGTCGATTCGTTTCACAGACGTTTTTCATCTGGGAATGGTATTAGGCAGTTGTGGCTTTTTCTTATTAAAGCTGGTCGAAATTTTCGATGTTCCCCAATGGCCATTAAGATTAGTGAGTAGTCCTATCGGAGAATGGGGCAATGCTATTCAAGGGACTGTCGATATTAATCCCATTTTTGCCAGTGTTCTGATTCCTTTCTGTCTCATGGCCTTACTATTAGGAAATCATGACGGAAAATGGTTTGCAATGGGGACAACCCTAGGAATGGCAGGATTTTTGACCGTGACCACCTTTACTTCTCCTGATCTCTGGTTATTGAGTCCAGGTTTAATGTCTCAAATCTTTTTAGGGGTTAATGCTTTGTTGTGTTTAGGGTTAGTTAGTTTATCTTTAAAAGAAAATTAA
- the remA gene encoding extracellular matrix/biofilm regulator RemA: MENIQLINIGFGNIVSANRVIAIVSPESAPIKRIITDARERGQLIDATYGRRTRAVIITDSSHVVLSAIQPETVAHRFVVNKETATINSN, encoded by the coding sequence ATGGAAAACATACAACTCATCAACATTGGGTTTGGCAATATTGTTTCTGCTAATCGAGTTATTGCTATTGTTAGCCCAGAATCAGCCCCCATAAAGCGTATTATCACCGATGCTCGTGAAAGAGGTCAACTAATTGATGCCACCTATGGCCGTCGCACTCGTGCCGTTATAATTACTGATTCGAGTCATGTGGTGTTATCGGCCATACAACCAGAAACGGTCGCCCATCGTTTTGTGGTCAACAAAGAAACTGCCACCATCAACAGCAATTAA
- the glgB gene encoding 1,4-alpha-glucan branching protein GlgB, which translates to MNDNATAKNRLLGEFDYYLFGQGDHHRIYEKMGAHLVEIDGVSGVYFATWAPNAYEVAVVGDFNNWNPEANKMERTEVGIWELFIPGMKVGDLYKYSVKNHHHHCVYKTDPYGYQQEVRPATASIVADLSTYTWNDQGWMDKRERTNPEKQPMSVYEVHLGSWLHDSIDNPPKEGPSLPVEQKPGARYLNYRELAEKLIPYVKDMGYTHIELLPVTEYPFDGSWGYQVVGFYAPTSRYGPPQDFMYFVDKCHEAGIGVILDWVPGHFPKDQHGLAYFDGGPLYEYADPRKGEIKTWGTLVFDYGRNEVRNFLIASAMFWFDKYHIDGIRVDAVAYMIELDKGREGNWVPNKYGDNGHLEAISFLQHLNNTIAHNYPGVVTIAEDSTAWGNVSKPASEGGLGFTFKWNMGWMNDTLKYLKEHPNHRSNCHNKLTFSIWYAFDEKFMLALSHDEVVHLKGHLVNKMPGDEWQKMANVRTLLTYMFAHPGKKTLFMGMEFGQTSEWQEFLDIDWYLLQYEPHKGLKRLVQDLNKMYVREPALYMEDFSREGFEWIEANDAPRGLISFIRRDPASGDTIVAVCNFKPYVYEYYWVGLHQPGEYVELINSDAQVYWGSGVSNPSVIQARQWNNAPWPYALEITVPPLGAVLYKLKR; encoded by the coding sequence ATGAACGACAACGCAACTGCTAAGAACCGCCTTCTGGGAGAATTTGACTATTATTTATTTGGCCAAGGGGATCATCATCGCATCTATGAGAAGATGGGGGCCCATTTGGTTGAGATCGATGGGGTGTCAGGGGTTTACTTTGCCACCTGGGCCCCGAATGCTTATGAAGTCGCTGTAGTGGGAGATTTCAATAACTGGAACCCTGAAGCGAACAAGATGGAGAGAACCGAAGTAGGAATCTGGGAATTATTTATTCCTGGGATGAAAGTCGGGGATCTCTATAAATATTCAGTTAAAAATCACCATCACCACTGTGTCTATAAAACCGATCCCTACGGTTATCAACAGGAAGTCCGTCCTGCGACGGCCTCTATTGTAGCCGATCTTTCTACCTATACCTGGAACGACCAGGGATGGATGGACAAACGGGAACGCACTAACCCCGAAAAGCAACCGATGTCTGTCTATGAAGTCCACTTAGGATCTTGGTTACACGACAGTATTGACAACCCTCCCAAAGAAGGGCCAAGTCTTCCAGTTGAACAAAAACCAGGGGCCCGCTACCTTAACTATCGAGAACTGGCAGAAAAATTAATTCCTTATGTTAAAGATATGGGTTACACTCATATCGAGTTACTCCCTGTCACAGAATATCCCTTTGACGGATCTTGGGGCTATCAAGTGGTTGGTTTTTATGCCCCCACTTCTCGCTACGGTCCTCCGCAAGATTTTATGTACTTTGTGGATAAATGTCACGAAGCAGGTATCGGCGTAATTTTGGACTGGGTTCCTGGCCACTTTCCTAAAGATCAACATGGGTTAGCTTATTTTGATGGTGGCCCTTTGTATGAATACGCCGACCCCCGCAAAGGAGAAATTAAAACCTGGGGAACCTTAGTGTTTGACTATGGACGCAATGAAGTCAGAAACTTCCTCATTGCCAGCGCCATGTTTTGGTTCGATAAGTATCATATTGATGGCATTCGGGTCGATGCTGTCGCCTATATGATCGAATTAGATAAAGGTCGAGAAGGTAACTGGGTTCCCAATAAGTATGGAGATAACGGCCATTTAGAAGCCATCAGTTTCTTACAACATTTGAATAATACGATCGCCCATAATTATCCTGGAGTTGTTACCATTGCTGAAGACTCTACCGCTTGGGGTAATGTGTCTAAACCGGCTAGTGAGGGAGGACTGGGTTTTACTTTTAAGTGGAATATGGGGTGGATGAATGATACCCTGAAATATTTAAAAGAGCATCCTAACCATCGTTCTAATTGTCATAATAAGCTTACCTTTAGTATTTGGTACGCTTTCGATGAAAAATTCATGTTAGCCCTTTCTCATGATGAAGTGGTTCACCTCAAAGGCCATTTAGTGAATAAAATGCCTGGAGATGAATGGCAAAAAATGGCCAATGTTCGTACCTTATTAACTTATATGTTCGCTCATCCTGGCAAGAAAACTCTATTTATGGGGATGGAGTTTGGTCAGACTTCTGAATGGCAAGAATTTCTCGATATTGACTGGTATCTCCTACAGTACGAACCCCACAAAGGCTTAAAACGCTTGGTTCAGGATCTCAATAAAATGTATGTCCGTGAACCGGCTTTATATATGGAAGATTTTAGCCGTGAAGGGTTTGAGTGGATCGAGGCTAATGATGCACCAAGGGGCTTAATTTCGTTTATTCGTCGTGATCCTGCCTCTGGGGATACCATTGTCGCTGTGTGCAACTTTAAGCCCTATGTCTATGAATATTACTGGGTTGGTCTACATCAACCAGGAGAATATGTGGAATTAATTAACTCCGATGCCCAAGTTTACTGGGGTAGTGGTGTTTCTAATCCTAGCGTTATTCAAGCCCGTCAATGGAATAATGCACCTTGGCCCTATGCTTTAGAAATTACAGTTCCTCCTTTGGGTGCTGTACTGTATAAATTAAAGCGATAG
- the mnmE gene encoding tRNA uridine-5-carboxymethylaminomethyl(34) synthesis GTPase MnmE — protein MITQGETIAAIATAIVPQQGSIGIIRLSGNKALNIAQTLFIAPGKQKWESHRILYGYIRHPQTEQVIDEALLLMMLAPRSYTREDVIEFHCHGGIMPVQQVLQLCLEQGAILAQPGEFTLRAFLNGRIDLTQAESIRELVSARSQQASQMALAGLQGKLAQPIQTLRHHCLDILAEIEARIDFEEDLPPLDENAISQGLKSILEQFESILNTAEQGELLRNGLKVAIVGRPNVGKSSLLNAWSRSDRAIVTDLPGTTRDVVESQLVVGGIPIQVLDTAGIRQTTDQVEKIGVERSRLAASQADLVLLTIDATVGWTSQDSEIYQPIRHLPVILVINKIDLATPNLSQFPPEITEIVKTSAANHQGIEALEAAILKAINQQKLTANNLDFAINQRQSAALTRAKIALQQVQITIAEDLPLDFWTIDLRSAIQALGEITGEEITESVLDKIFSRFCIGK, from the coding sequence ATGATAACCCAAGGAGAAACCATTGCAGCGATCGCAACCGCTATTGTACCCCAACAAGGGAGTATCGGAATTATCCGTTTATCAGGCAATAAAGCGTTAAATATTGCTCAAACCCTATTCATCGCCCCAGGAAAGCAAAAATGGGAATCTCATCGTATTCTTTACGGTTATATTCGTCATCCCCAAACTGAACAAGTGATCGATGAAGCTTTGTTATTAATGATGTTAGCACCACGTTCTTATACCCGTGAAGATGTGATCGAGTTTCATTGTCATGGGGGAATTATGCCTGTACAACAGGTGTTACAGTTATGTTTAGAACAAGGTGCTATTTTAGCCCAACCTGGAGAATTTACCCTGCGAGCCTTTCTCAATGGTAGGATTGATTTAACCCAAGCTGAAAGTATCAGAGAATTAGTCTCCGCGCGATCGCAACAAGCGTCTCAAATGGCCTTAGCCGGGCTACAGGGCAAACTCGCCCAACCGATCCAAACATTACGCCATCATTGCCTAGATATCCTCGCCGAAATTGAAGCGAGAATCGACTTTGAAGAGGATTTACCCCCTTTAGATGAAAATGCTATTTCTCAGGGGTTAAAGAGCATTTTAGAGCAATTTGAGAGCATTTTAAACACTGCTGAACAAGGGGAATTGTTACGCAATGGCTTAAAAGTGGCCATCGTTGGCCGTCCCAATGTGGGAAAATCTAGTTTATTAAATGCGTGGAGTCGCAGCGATCGCGCCATTGTTACTGACTTACCGGGAACCACTAGGGATGTAGTCGAGTCCCAATTAGTGGTAGGGGGTATTCCCATCCAAGTCTTAGACACTGCTGGTATTCGTCAGACAACGGATCAAGTAGAAAAAATCGGAGTTGAGCGATCGCGCTTAGCGGCCAGTCAAGCGGATCTCGTGTTACTCACCATTGACGCAACGGTGGGATGGACTTCCCAAGACAGTGAAATTTATCAACCGATCCGTCATCTTCCTGTTATTTTAGTTATTAATAAAATTGATTTAGCCACCCCTAATTTATCTCAATTTCCCCCAGAAATAACAGAAATTGTTAAAACATCGGCCGCCAATCATCAGGGAATTGAAGCATTAGAAGCTGCTATTTTAAAAGCAATTAACCAACAAAAACTAACGGCCAATAATCTGGATTTTGCGATTAATCAAAGACAATCAGCCGCCTTAACCCGGGCAAAAATCGCCTTACAACAAGTACAAATTACCATCGCAGAAGACTTACCTCTTGACTTCTGGACCATTGACCTCAGATCCGCTATTCAAGCATTAGGAGAAATCACAGGAGAAGAAATTACAGAATCGGTTTTAGATAAAATTTTCAGCCGTTTTTGCATTGGTAAATAA